The following is a genomic window from Phaseolus vulgaris cultivar G19833 chromosome 6, P. vulgaris v2.0, whole genome shotgun sequence.
TAGTTATTAATCTGTTTAAATGATGGAAAACGGTGAAAATTAgtgttaatgttttttttaactgCCAAACCGTAAGAAATTGCTTTGTAATACAATTTGGAAATGAACTTTACGGAAAGTACATCCGGTAAATTTATGAATTTCGTTTTTAAATGTCACAACAATTAGTTAGTATttctatcataaaaaaaaacacaaatattttGCATGGGCTTTATGGCCCATCAGGACCTACTACTTAATGGTCTTGGCCGTATCTTGGGACTTGTGattcaacatttttttctttaaaggatatttgaacattttattttaattaatttcgaCATGTTATATTTTAGGAAATTCCCCAAAAGAAAAATTGGAATGTAGTCGTGTTAAGTTTGTAGTTCGTATTTGACTTCACTAAACAAAAAAGTTCCATTTTCAATGGAATTTTGTTCTAAAAGACAAAGATGTAATGTCTttccaacttttttttatccttaGAGTTTGTAATATAGTCCAGACTATGGTGTTAAGTatttacttaattttaattttaactattatCTTTTTCACAGCATGGAAATTAAgctaaacaaatatttttttcatttcttttcttattGTATATAGTATTTTTATAAATCTGAAGTGAATATTATTTTGTGAAAGTTTAAAATGGTTACTAAAAATGATGAAATTTGTATAAGATTGACGTCATATACTTGAGATATGTATGACTGTTGTTTGATTGTGTATTAAGTACGAATGTCCATGTTATAACAGAGATCTTTTAACTTCATTGATGGTCTAAGTTATATAAACTAAGATGTCACCCACGATCATTTGTAGATACACGATTTTGGCTATAACGAACTCAccttaataatttttcttaggTTCACTTGTAATTCTAAGTATTGTGTAATGATTCATATGTTAGTCTCTGGTGGAACATATTAATACGATTCTTTCGAAAGAAGTGAGTTGTTGTTTCGATTGTTGAATATCATTGATGTAAAAAATCATGTGGTATATATGTTTGTTGAATGTTGATGTATAAATGCTACCGAAAGAGAGAATCGATCTAAGTGCAACTCAAAATAAACTCAACATTTTCATAGTCACATTCCCTTATCCGACGCTTTTCGTGTTATCATGTGTGATTTATATGATTGTTGAATGTTCTTGATGTATagacctatttttttttttttatgtatatatacatGTGCTCTATAGAATTGTTGGTCATATTTTAtccaattttataaatattaatagtatttatgcGTGTGTGTTTAAATTTAACTGTACATaccttttaataaatttatagtaGAAGGAGTAGTAAATTTTTGGAATGTTACGTAATATCAGTCCATTATTGCGTCAAATAATGAAACTATGAAGTAATGATGTGACACACAATTgacttatttaatatttattgttgttACGTAGGCACTGACATATAGCTTTACCTCTGGAGAGGTTTCAAAGTTCACCCATGTAAATCGCTCCGTGTTTGCGCTGTTTCTGCTGGTTCCTTGTTAATACATtcatgtaatatattttttctaactCTTTGTTTGTGAGTATAACTTTTCTCTCTTTCAAATAAGAGTTTTGtaatacaaaaacaatttaaatagagtgttataaaaaaataacaacaaacattattataaataaataaataaccaaAGGGTATGAATTTACTTAGGTTGGATTATGGCGGTCAAGCCTCGTGAATGCATAATATTCCTccatcttatttattttagtcaCGTGCCATCAAATGCCAAGCATTAATTTCATGCTTTTACCATGTATGCAAAAATCAAAAGTTCACTcctaaaaatttaaacaaaatttaaaataattaatatatcaaAGACTTACAATATTTAAGATTTACAATTACAATgacatttacaattttttttaatatatcgtTTTTTTAAGATGAAATCACTTATTGTGATATGATAATTAAATTATGTTACAATAAGACTAAATTAAcgattttaaagataaaataacgtattaaaactaaatcatttatatttttgttaaaagtACGGTGATAAAATTAAATCATTAAATTCAAAAGCTAGAtaaatattactattttaatacattaaatttTTAGAGTAGTTACATGCAATACATTAAAATAGTAAATTTCTTGATTGAATATGCTTTCACGAAAAtttaactatattaattaatatttcgtatttatttaatttgtcaATGCTGaactaactaaattaaataacatgATTAGTTAACGAACATGTGTGAGGTAcagtttttttaatcatattaagaatattatttttcaaaacaaattagTTGACATTTTTTCAACACATAGTGCATTAGCATAATTATTTACTTTAGtctaaataatatattagaaaaaaacaaaaaaataataataagtcaCATTATAATCGACAATTACATAAAATTATTGACACTTTTATAACAGAGTAAATTATTTGAAACTAATCAATGAACTAAAGGGCTAGCACATCAAATTATTGcataaattatttgtttatacatcaaacaaaaaaatcaaatattcttaattaaatttttatttgttttaatacaATTAATTGCATAAATCGAGGttacacaaatttaaatataacatcattaagtatttgattagcattatattataaaatatgttttttaatcgataacatattaaattataaaatttattgctAGCTTAATTTGGAGAAGGTTGTTTGCTTCATTttggtaaaataaaataaagttaggCACCGGTTCGAATGAGTTTAATGGATAATTATATTAGTTTTATCTTGATTGGGAcgtgtatattttttaaaaaatttaaaattttattatatattttttttattaataataaatatgatttatgAACTAATTATAATACATAGCGTACAAAAACACATTAACGTCTACTTACCAAACAAACAATTCCAACAAAgccaacaaaaaagaaaaacatgaacACCTACGACTTAATTCTCCCTCAAAATCAAGTTCTCATCACCAGCATAAGAAAAGCAACTCGATCAACCTAAATCAATCACgaacttttaataaaaaactaaGTTTAAGGCACCAATAGAAACAAACCGAATAAACATTAAAAGAAACATTATGATTTTTAACtatgtttttatcattaatattttttttatttaacattgTAATAAAAGATGTCAGAGAATTGTAATAAACAAGTGTCTTCAATCATTCAAAAACAATAGTTGATTTAGAAGTGGAGGCAAAGGAGGAGGTTGGGGGCAATGCTGcaaatatttgataaattatataataatcgATGACAAAGCCGtactaagttttttaaaattgattgttAAAAAATGATGCGAAATTATGCtgttaaatagattttttttcccATAGATCTGAGTTTTAAATTTTGCATTAACCAATGTATTTTTTGCCTTGACTTTGCTATATCTACACTGTTAATGTTTAAATAGATCTTAATCCTAAATCCCTTATTTGTGATGtaggttttttgttttttccccTTGTCTGTGACACTTCCCTAAATATCTAAACGTGTATGATTCAAATCTTTCTTTAGATTGAcattaaatagaaacaattACCCTTTGtggtttatattttataattaatggtTGAATTGACCATTGAGAACATTCACTAATAAATGCACTTTCAGTGAATTATTAGCTGTCACTATTCATTTATAAGCTCGTGTTAGTGACGGAATTTCGTTACCGAAAACTTTTGGGGTCAATAGTTACATTTATCTTCTAGCATATAACTTTTTGTAACGTTAttcacaaaaaataaatctacACACCACGACGATTCCAACCAAAACACCCCGTCAACCCTATTTACAATCTTAATTTATATctacaattttatataataattatggtTTAAACTTCTTGCATTTAAACATCCTTTAGTTTTCTGTTTCAGAGATCATGGTTAGCAATTAACATTAACATCACTTAATTTTTTCTATAGTTTAACTTATTTCATTTATCTTGTTTCGTTTTCCTTTACATATGTGAACTTCAATATACTATTTAGTTCCTAACGATATACTTTCCATAAATACACCATGAGTgagttatgataaaaaaaaaggtaaattaaATAGTGAGGAATAGTTTGAATAGATGATGTCATTAAACAAAGTACAAAACATAAATTTTGACAACTACTAACCAGGGGAAAGGTGTAGTAGAAACAGAGGATGGTATTAGAATTGAAGTTTTAGAATGTTGTGTacctatatttatatatatagcaGGGGAGTAGGAGgcaaaaaagaagaaaacaaatttagttaggaaagaaataaatagaaaggtaaaaagttaaataataataataaattggtGATTCTTGCATATTGGTAGcaataaaaaagaaatgtttTAGCAGAAAGGGCATTAATTGGCAACCTGGTCGTAGGTGTATAAATTTTTGAAGCCAATGGCGAAATAGAAGGGCTATGGTGCACATGGAGTGTTATTTATTAACCCCTTGTACATGATCCATCCATATACAGGCTAAGTGGGTAGGGGAAATTGGGAACAAGAGAGACCAAATATTGAAGAGGCTTCAATGTGGTAGATTCAAGTATTTATCTTTTAGATACACATGATATATGCAAATACCTAGTAAGTACTGTTCCTCTCCTTTTTCTCATACGTATTCTTAATGGCAACTATGGAGTTTGATCTGTTGTAACATGCTCCTACTGcaataaaattaattgataCCCCATTTGAAATAGTtggaaaacaaaagaattagGTAAAAGGCAATAAATGTGAAATATTCTGAAGATAGAAGCAATAAAATCCATGGTTTTGATCTCATTTATAAGAAAAGTATGAAGATGAAAAAAGAGGATAGAAAAGTAGCTGTAAGCCGGTTATGATGCATTTAACGCACATGAAGAGTGGTACAAACAATTGAATTCAAAATAGAATTGATAGGTCTCTCTCTTTATTATGAGCGTTATCTTCATCTGCTTGTGGTAGCAGAAGCTATTTAATTCGCCACATCAAATATCACAACCAATGACCTCTATATAAACCTACCACCCAACTTATTACTTCTTCACACATCTACTCAGTTTCAGTGTTAAACGTATTTACCATAAGCCAGACATGGACCAAAGCCTTTTTGGTTCTTCTATGTTTCTGTCTTTGCTTGTTATCTTAATCATATGGAACAACAACGTTGTTCCACAAGCCGAGGCTCGagcattttttgtttttggcgATTCGTTAGTTGATAATGGCAACAATAACTACCTACTCACCACTGCTCGTGCCGACGCTTACCCTTATGGCATTGACTATCCCACTCACAGGGCAACCGGTCGATTCTCCAACGGCCTCAATATCCCGGACATAATCAGTTGGGTCCCTAATCATGTCGCTGTTCTGATTAATTGTTTCACTTTCTTTCGAcaatgttttttgttttcttatgttTTAAAACTCTTCATTATTTGATAACCTAAGCTACATTTATTGTTCCTCTTGGTATTAATAATGCATAATTAATATGCTTATGAGAAGTGTGTGATGCAAATAGGCGAGAAAATTGGGTCAGAACCCACGTTGCCGTATCTGAGTCCTGCGCTCAACGGGGAGAGGCTACTCGTTGGTGCCAATTTCGCTTCTGCTGGAATCGGAATTCTCAATGACACTGGAATCCAGTTTGTAagccaacatttttttttctctcttcattAGAACAAACTTTTTACACTTTGACAGAAATTTACTGAAAATCTCAAGTTTTGTTAGtagctttgtttcttgtttaAACAAGTCTACCTCCTAATTTAGTAGTGTTAAAGAATAAAATGTGTTGAAATAACACTGGCATTGAATGAGAAATGGTATGTATTTGCAGATAAACATAATCCGAATCGGAAGACAATTACAGTACTTTGAGCAGTATCAACAAAGGGTGAGTGCACTAATTGGAGCAGAACAGGCTCAACGACTTGTGAACCAGGCACTGGTCCTCATAACCTTAGGTGGCAATGATTTTGTTAACAACTATTTCCTGGTGCCATTTTCTGCAAGATCACGCCAATTTGCACTCCCAGACTATGTCGTATACATTATTTCCGAGTATCGCAAAATTCTTCTGGTATATATTCTCTTctgtttgctgtttttatagTATTACTACACTATATTCCCTTTTATAATTCGGGCCATTAACACCTTTCAAACTACTTTTACCATGCACATTATCATCGTATACACAACTGCCACCAACCTGCGATCCAAAACTTTTTTGATTGGGACTAAGTCGTGCTCATTTTTCatatacttttcttttcttcaaataTTTGCTACTTATAGAAGTCAACTTTAACTTTAAGTATAGGTGTATCtcacaaaataatattaaaaggtGAGGGTAGCCACTAATAAAATCTTTCCCAAaatagaaaattttgaaaagactacATGATTTCATAACGAATTTAAGCtacaataatcataataataaataaatttacagTCTAATTTAatctcataaatatatttttaaatttagatacATATACAGTACAGTTATATATTCAAATAGAAAATCTCAAAGTGTCATGTTACCAATCCAAAATGATATTTGgactttaaattttatgttatactggttttctttagttttttttctaataattataaaaactataatACTATCTTAATTTAGTATCTgcaataaaataattcattatcaATAGTGTTTTTATGATTATAAACGACTATAAAAATTAACgtgaacataattttttttattacatacatgattaaaataaattaagccCTTAAATagtctttaataatttttttttatttgtggacattttgatatgtttttttttctcttttctcttctaCAGGGActtttcattaatatatatatatatattataataaatgaattttaagtaaaaatcaattttataaaatttgtttataatttgaGATTTACACTTAAtactaacaattttttattagaatattGTGTTTGAAAGTGTAAAAATTTACTATGTCAGAACCAGCAGACCTAAAACTGTTAGCATCCATTTGTACTATTTACTAGCTAGTAATAAAGCGTTTGAGGTTCTTGGGTAAATACAAGACTTGTgtctcagaaaaaaaaaacacagatAAGTTGGACAAGAACAAGACCTGTCAAACATGCATAATGTCAAAGTAAAGTAAATGATACAACACAgatcttaaatttatattatatataatattgattCTAGTGTACTTAATTTCTGTTAGACTTGAGCCACTATTAATGATTGACAATGTAGTATAGTGGAAACTTAATACATACGTAATGAGTGTGGTTGTGTGAAGCAAGTTGAGTTATGGTATGGTATGAGGGGTTGTTGAAGGCATTGAACATTGATTCATTCTACCGATTTATAAAAATTGATGTAAGAAGCATGTGGggtaaggtactataaatgtaGAATTAATGTGTCATAACTCGTGATCTCTCTCTCTCATGCACCTAGTCTTTTTGAAGAATATGCATATGGCACTGTTGAGAGAAGCAGTAAATAAATGgttgtataataataatgaatgaGAGGTTTTTGTGATGCATGCAGAGGCTTTATGAATTGGGAGCAAGACGAGTTTTGGTGACTGGAACTGGGCCATTAGGTTGCGTACCTGCAGAACTAGCACAGCATAGCAGAAATGGGGAGTGTGCAGCAGAACTGCAACAAGCTTCTGCATTGTTCAACCCGCAACTGGTGCAGTTGGTGAATCAACTCAACTCTGAAATTGGTTCAGTTATCTTCGTTTCAGCTAATGCCTTCGAATCAAATATGGATTTTATTAGTAACCCACAAGCCTACGGTATGTACAAACACTTTctctttctattttattatttatatatgctTATTCTATATCCTAATTTAGATATCtcacatttttatcatttatatcaaagttattattaaaataagtaattttttttaaaaatattaaaataaataatttgtgtTGGGATGATAATAGGACTTTgaaatatgataaaattaaaattgtgtatACACGAATTCAATTTAAATACTTATTAAAATCGTgtcatataatttatttttttattgtgaagTTGCCacaatttatcaattttaatttttttttatattttaatagttaataagtgaaattacatatatttaataaataatctcAAATATGAGTCAGAAATTAATACCAAATATTTTTACGATTTAATTTAGGTATAAATTAATAGCCAAGCTGAAGTAAAATTGAATATCATGCTAATATAttgtacaaatattttttttttccttaaagaATAAGTCTTCTACGAAATGAAAAGGTATTTATAAACATAAACTCTATAAAGGATGACCATGGACTAAAGACAAATTCTTCCCACTatattaatttcaatatgtACGTAATCtactattaaaaattataaaatataaaaataatcttaaataaaaagagcgtgtaaataaaaaattattttcaaaatcctttttcagaaatattttgaatttggatttttaaaacacatttttgaattCTGAAAATTCTTatctagaatatatttttaattttgtgttctgaatttttttctagtatttttttattttgaattatatttattaaatttcaaatttttaaatttggaataaatataattttaaaattttgaaaatgttagAGTGCGGGTTAAAATTGATAAGGTCAAGGAAGAAGTTGTCTCGATCAAAAACTGCTTAGCGTGCAGTTACTGGTTGGGACCATAAGAGGCCCAAATTATATGACTTTTGAAGTGGTGTGGGCCTCACTGTTTGGAGAAAACCAAACCAGCCCTTTTGTTTCTCTTGTTTTCTCTTCCCAccattaatgataataaatattttttttaaatagaagattaaaaaatcaaaatatttatgttaaaaggattttattttatttaaattaaaaaaataccacTTGAGAAAATTTAGCTGAAATTTTTGTACGCCAAAACACATCCTAAGTCAAACTCTGCACATCCTTACTGATCTCTGAATCAAGGCGGATtgtaaaaaagtaataattagaAAACGATGCATTAAAACagttaaaaatatgaaaaaggaAGAATTAAACCTTCTtcgtaatattaaaaaaattggtaaacaaaattgatatataatcAGTTATGAAACAATtatgttataaatattaataaaatattataatcgaatatattttaaaatataatcaattatgtacgtgttttttttttcaaaatcaacgTAAAAGAATAttaggaaaaaattattattatatattagcGGTGTCTGTAtctaaatgtaaaaaaaataaaatataattgattaatcaacttttttttttctatgatttgagtttatcttcttcttcaagttttttattttgttccaTTGGTGGTATTAGGATTAGAAAGTTTGATAATGTTCACGTTAAAGTTATGATTCACTCGATGgtacataaaaaatatgataGTTTTATCAAAGAATAATGTTCTTTTGAAATGGAGTGGAGAGAGATATTGGAAATTGAGTCGAGAGAgtgattgaaaataatatttattttatttaatacgTGAGATTTGGAAACTGAGTGAGGGTTGCGAGAGTATGTTCTCTTTCTTTCTGTTGTTgtcttaaaataagaaattgagAAAATAGTGAAAAGTTAGTTTATATGTAAAAATGTCccataatattaatttaaacattaaaaaaaaaattatttttaaaataattcatataaaatgataaaatactccattatatactaataaaatgagatatattaaataaggttagaataaaaaaaaagtgtataccaaaaaaatgttacaaagatgaatatttttatatataggtatagatacaAACtctattttattgtataatgctaaataataagttttatcttgatttaaaatatttaaaaaattatccaaaaacgttttaaaattgattttataaactatttttaaatatattaaaaaaatcaatcacataaattatattcattatCAAACTTGTcaattaaaatactaaaatttattatttggCAGAATtgttatagtttttttatagtTACAGAGAAGAAGCATGAAGTAACAGTGAAGGTGTTGAAATGCAGGGTTTATCACCTCAAAAGTGGCATGCTGTGGTCAAGGACGTTTCAATGGGATTGGACTGTGCACTCCAATCTCTAACCTGTGTCCAAACAGGGATGTGTTTGCATTTTGGGACCCCTTTCATCCAAGTGAGAGAGCTAACAGAATAATTGTGGACACCTTCATGATTGGAGACAACAAATACATGAACCCAATGAATCTCAGTACCATTATGCATTTGGATTCAAGGACCTGATtattatcttcttcttcttcttcttcttcttatgaTTGTCACGTACATTGTGCATTACATTTTGTGCCTATATATTTCATTGTTTAA
Proteins encoded in this region:
- the LOC137831844 gene encoding GDSL esterase/lipase LTL1-like, producing the protein MDQSLFGSSMFLSLLVILIIWNNNVVPQAEARAFFVFGDSLVDNGNNNYLLTTARADAYPYGIDYPTHRATGRFSNGLNIPDIISEKIGSEPTLPYLSPALNGERLLVGANFASAGIGILNDTGIQFINIIRIGRQLQYFEQYQQRVSALIGAEQAQRLVNQALVLITLGGNDFVNNYFLVPFSARSRQFALPDYVVYIISEYRKILLRLYELGARRVLVTGTGPLGCVPAELAQHSRNGECAAELQQASALFNPQLVQLVNQLNSEIGSVIFVSANAFESNMDFISNPQAYGFITSKVACCGQGRFNGIGLCTPISNLCPNRDVFAFWDPFHPSERANRIIVDTFMIGDNKYMNPMNLSTIMHLDSRT